The DNA segment cctggagaggagcagggaggaggcaaagctgcagctccaagccctgcagccctggagaggagcagggaggaggcaaagctgcagctccaagccctgcagctctggagaggagcaggcaggaggcaaagctgcagctccaagccctgcagctctgcagaggagcaggcaggaggcaaagctgcagctccaagccctgcagctctggagaggagcaggcaggaggcaaagctgcagctccaagccctgcagctctggagaggagcaggcaggaggcaaagctgcagctccaagccctgcagctctggagaggagcaggcaggaggcaaagctgcagctccaaaccctgcagctctggagaggagcaggcaggaggcaaagctgcagctccaaaccctgcagctctgcagaggagcaggcaggaggcaaagctgcagctccaagccctgcagctctggagaggagcaggcaggaggcaaagctgcagctccaagccctgcagctctggagaggagcaggcaggaggcaaagctgcagctccaagccctgcagctctgcagaggagcaggcaggaggcaaagctgcagctccaaaccctgcagctctggagaggagcaggcaggaggcaaagctgcagctccaagccctgcagctctggagaggagcaggcaggaggcaaagctgcagctccaaaccctgcagctctgcagaggagcaggcaggaggcaaagctgcagctccaagccctgcagctctggagaggagcaggcaggaggcaaagctgcagctccaaaccctgcagctctggagaggagcaggcaggaggcaaagctgcagctccaagccctgcagctctggagaggagcaggcaggaggcaaagctgcagctccaaaccctgcagctctggagaggagcaggcaggaggcaaagctgcagctccaaaccctgcagctctgcagaggagcaggcaggaggcaaagctgcagctccaagccaggcctccagcccccagctggctgcaggagcatcctgggcaggagcaggctgcaggcagctgcagctaaGTCTCACCCAGGgctgttgctgctctgctgagggcaggttgagctcctccatctctgcagggtaccaggaggctcctgcagggctgccagggacgGTTTGGCCTTGTCCAGcttcccactgcagcagcttctcgctgagcagggcaccagcagggcCAAATCCTGCgcaggggctgtgccccaggctctCCTGGGGGCTTCCACGGGGCAGAAGCTCTGCATCCCTCATGCAGctgacccaggctgctcctTCATGGCTGAggaagggctctgggaccctgcctggccctggggagccccaggggTGGTGGAGGCCAACCTTGGCCCAGGTCCCAGCGATGGCCCCAGGAGCCCAGAGCCTTGGGGAGCAGCCATGGCAGGAGCCACATCTGGTAGGAGATGCCAGCGAGGCCAcacggtgccaggcaggggagaaggcctcctgctcctgctctgctcctgctcctagtttgctcctgccctgctcctgctctgctcctgctcctagtttgctcctgctctgctcctgctcctgctcctgctctgctcctgctctgctcctgctctgctcctgctcctagtttgctcctgctctgctcctgctcctgctcagctcctgctcctgctcctgctctgctcctgctcctagtttgctcctgctctgctcctgctcctgctcctgctctgctcctgctcctggtttgctcctgccctgctcctgctctgctcctgctctgctcctgctcctagtttgctcctgctctgctcctgctcagctcctgctcctgctcctgctctgctcctgctcctggtttgctcctgctctgctcctgctctgctcctgctcctactctgctcctgctcagctcctgctctgctcctgctcctactctgctcctgccctgctcctgccctgctcctgctcctgctcctgctcctcctccttctctgctcctgctgtgctcctcTTCAGCCCTTTGCTTCTTCCCAGAGGTGAGCCACGTTGGGGCCATCACCTTCCTCCTCTGGGTGACATCTTCCTTCTCCAAGCCCAGTCAGTGTCTCTTCTCCTACTCCTCTCTTGGGAGGTTTTCCTGCTCCTGGGAGGGCTCCCAGGTGGGATGGTGGCTCCCAGGTGGGATGGTGGCTctcaggaggaggttggtgtTGGGAGCCCTTGGTGGCTACTCAGGAGGACCAGGGGGAAGAGTTCCTCAAGGGCAGGATGGCCTTGGTTGTGCTGCTTGTGCCCCAGAGTCAGCGCTGAGATGGTTGCTGGGATCAGCTGGACCCAGCTTGGATCTCCAGTGagaccctgggacaggctgtggctgccccctccctggaggtgttcaggaccaggctggatgaggccttgagcatcctgggccggtgggaggtgtccctgcccttggcagggggctggagctggacgACCTTGAAgacccctcccaacccaacccattccaccATCTCCCGCCCCCTTCCCAGAGCCCccggagcagggggggttgggctccctccccctgcagccccccccccggctcctctGCAGCCgtggctgggcagccctggccggCCTGGCACGCACCACTTCGTcgtcctccaccagcaccatgtCGTAGGCGCTCAGCGCCCCGCAGAAGATGATGCAGGTGACGCCCTCGAAGCAGTGGATCCACTTCTTGCGCTCCGACCTCTGCCCGCCCACGTCGAACATCCTGCCGAGGGGCAGGCGTGGGGAggagacagggatggggaggagacaaggatggggagggggcaaggatgaggatggggaggggaaggggacaaggatagggaggggaaggggacaaggatagggggggaaggggacaaggatggggaggggaggagacagggatggggaggggacaaggatggggagggggcgaggatggggaagggaagggataagaatagggaggggagaggataaggatggggaggggaaggggacaaggatggggagagggcagggatggggaggagacaAGGGTAGGGAGTGGGACAAggatggagaggggaagggaaaaggatggGGAGGGCATAAGGATAGGGAGGGGAGAGGATAAggatgggggtgggaaggggaagggacaaGGATGGGGAAAGGataaggaaggggaggggaagggacaaagatggggaggggacaaggatggggagaggaagggataagggtggggagaagaggagcaggggtggggagggaaagggacaaggttgaggaggagaggggacaaGGGTGGAGAGGGGacaagggtggggaggaggacaaAGATGAGGGGacaaggatggggagggggcaaggATGAGGAGGGGACAAGGGTAGGGGGGAAGGGacaaggatggggaggggaagggataaggataaggaggggaaggggacaaggatggggagagggcaAGGatagggaggggaagggagaaggataGGAAGAGGACAAAgatgaggaggggagggaacaagggtggggaagggacagggatgggatgaggatgggaaggggaagggaacaaGGATGGAGAGGCAGAcaagggtggggaagggacaagggtggggaggggacaagGATGGCAAAGGGGTGTGACACACCTGCCCCTGCCACCCCTAAGGTCCTGGTGCCAGCACCCTGGCAGGGGTCAGTGCCCTGCTCCGGGTGGGGTTGGTGCTCCCTGCAGCATCAGGGTCAGCCCAGAACCTCCTCCCCACcgctggggccgggggggaagtgatgggggaggggggctgggggggtgaaggggggatgaggggggctggggggggagggtctGGGGATCCCCCACCTGAAATTCAGGTCCTTGACAGAGAACTTGGTCTCGATGATGCCTGTGGTCTTCACTCGGGACCGCAGCACATCCTGCTCGTTGGGGAGGTAGCCAGGGGCTGTGATCCTGTCCAGCTGGTTCAGGtagctgggaggggacaggcgGGGAGGGGACACTGCTGAGGGGCTGCCCACGGcctgtgtcccctcccctcccccccccccccccccccaaatggcTTTTTGGGGCCGGTTTgagggctgagctctgtgccaaAGCCCAGGAATCCAGGGCAGCAGCGGCCCTGGGGGGGCGGTAGGGACACTGGGGTGGGGGCACCAgagggggctgcagcccagtgGAACCGGTAGGATGGAAGGTGGTACTGGTGGGAGGGAGGATGGCACCAGAAGGGCGGAGGATGGCACTGGTGAGATGGAGGATGGCATTGGTGGGAGGGAGGATGGCACTGGTGGGATGGAGGATGGCATTGGTGGGATGGAGGATGGTGCCAGAAGGGTGGAGGATGGCACTGGTGGGATGGAGGATGGCACTGGTGGGATGGAGGATGGCATTGGTGGGATGGAGGATGGCACTGGTGGGATGGAGGATGGTGCCAGAAGGGTGGAGGATGGCACTGGTGGGATGGAGGATGGCACTGGTGGGATGGAGGATGGTGCCAGAAGGGTGGAGGATGGCACTGGTGGGATGGAGGATGGTGCCAGAAGGGTGGAAGGAGatgctggtgggagggaggaTGGCACCAGAAGGGTGGAGGATGGCACTGGTGGGATGGAGGATGGCATTGGTGGGATGGAGGATGGCACCAGAAGGGTGGAGGATGGCACTAGTGAGATGGAGGATGGCACTGGTGGGATGGAGGATGGCATTGGTGGGATGGAGGATGGCACCAGTAGGATGGAAGGAGatgctggtgggagggaggaTGGCACAAGAAGGGTGGAGGATGGCACTGGTGAGATGGAGGATGGCACCAGTAGGATGGAAGGAGatgctggtgggagggaggaTGGCACTGGTGGAAGGGAGGATGGCACAAGAAGGGTGGAGGATGGCACTGGTGAGATGGGGGATGGCACTGGTGGGATGGAGGATGGCACCAGAAGGGTGGAGGATGGCACTGGTGGGATGTAGGATGGCACCAGAAGGGTGGAGGATGCCACTGTGAGATGAAGGATGGCATTGGTGGGATGGAATATGGTGCCAGAAGGGTGGAGGATGGCACTGGTGAGATGGAGGAGGATGGCCATtggtgggatggggacagcaccagctggggctggaggatgGCACTGGTTGGATGGAGGATGGAACCAGGAGGGCAGAGGATGGAACCAGGAGGGCAGAGGATGGCACTGGAGGGACAGATGGCTCCAGTGGGCTGGAAGATGGCACTggtgggctggagggcagcagccttGGGGTATTCtacagggggctgcaggaaagctggggagggactttggagggggtcagggagggacaggactgggggggatggagcagaactagaagtggggagctggagattggctgtgaggaagaagttgttggccaggagggtggtgagagcctggcacaggctgcccagggaggtggtggaagcctcctggctggaggtgtttgcagccaggctggaggtggctgtgagcaacctgctgtggggtgaggtgtccctgcccatggcaggggcttggagctggctgagccctgagctccctcccagccctggcagctctgtgacctccaagctcagcagctctgtgatccCATGGCACACATCCAGGGCTATTCCCTGAGCTGTTGAAGAGGGGAGAGTTGAAACCCAAGGAGAAACTCCTtcggtgtgaggctgctgggggcctggagcaggctgcccagggaggctgtggagcctcccccctgcccggGATGTGcccctgggtgtccctgcccagggcaggggaggggtcgGAGccggctgagccttgaggtccctcccagccctgagggAATCAATCACTGCGGGCCGGGTGGGAGGCGGCAGCGAgccgccgggggggggggggggggggctgtgcctGCGCCCCCCTGCCCGTGCCCGGCCGGGTGCCCGCCCTGGCACACTCACTAGGCGGCGGAGTCGTTGAGCTGGTACTCTGCCGCCCGGTCGAAGCAGGCCTGGACCCCGGCATCCTTCCACAGCTTCTGGATGCAGTCCACCAGCTCCGGGGGCATGGTGCCCTCCTCGATGGAGTCGGCCAGGTTGAAGAGCTGCCGCCCATCGTCCTGCCGCAGCCAGCCCTTGGCACCGGCCCCTGGCGCCCGGAGATGcaccccacacaccccctgccccccgcccccctacccccccggggctgggcggCACCGAGGCCGCCGCAGACCTCAGCCCGGAGGACTTCCCAgcccccgggcagggcagggtggggatgggggaggtggggagggggatggggacaagCTGGGGGGGATAGggactgctgggggggggggatggggacaatTAGGGATGGGGATAACcaggggggatggggacaactggggggggatggggacaagttgGGGGGCATGGGGACAATTAGGGATGGGGATAacggggggggatggggacaactggggggggatggggacaagttgGGGGGGATAGGGAcagctgggggggatggggatcactgggggggatggggacaagttgGGGGGGATAGGGAcagctgggggggatggggatcactgggggggtggggacaacttgggggggatggggataagtgggagggatggggacaagttggggggtggggacagcttgggggggatggggatcactgggggggtggggacaaCTGGGGATGGGGACTGTTGGGGGGGATGAGCATAACTTGGGGGGCATAGGGACAGCTGGGGGGGGATAGGGACAACTCTGGGGTATGGGGataaggggggggggatggggacaagttgAGGGGGGTGGGGACAAGTGGGAATGGGGATAActtggggggggatggggacaacTGGGGGGCATGGGGATAATTTGGGGGGATGGGGATAACATGGGGGGAATGAGGATAACTTGGGGGGGATAGGgacagctgggggtgggggatggggaTCACTGGGGGGGTGGAGACAACTGGGGACGGGGAtgacatgggggggggggaatggggacaactgggggggggatggggacaacttggggggggggggggggggggggcacgggCACAACCAGCCCCACTGACCGCCCGGGAAGCCTCTGCGTAGTCGATGCCCAGCGTGGACATGGCTCTGATGATGGCCAGGATGGACTGCAGGATGTTGCCATAGATGATGGCCTTGAACTCCATGCACTCCTCGGGCGTGTACCCGTCCTGGTGGATGATcctggggcggggggaggggggcacagtGTCCTCGACCCTCAGCTCTGGCACCCCgaggtttccccccccctcccctcccggcgccagcccagcctgggcatcAGCAGAGCGCCAGCAGCGGCGTGgatgtggcagggcagggcagggggggaccGAGGTCCTGCCGCCTCCTGCCCGAGGGGGGCTGGGGTCTCGTCCTGGtggccctcccccagccctccgaGCTGGGCTGCTTCAGGCCATACTCACTTCATCTGCTTCACGATGGTGCTCTTGCCTgactctccagcccctgcagaagGGTGGGAGGACATCTtagtgctgcccacagccctggtgCCCCACCGGGGGGGcacctcctggagccccttcctgctctgccatcaccccaccccgcccccccccgtagcctcacacccagcccatcctcctcctcctctcatcacccCCGTGCCCATCCTCCCCTTGCACTCAGAGCTGGACCACACCTCAGGGACCTCCAGGGGGGGTGGAGATCCACTGGGCTGGGGTCTCATGGGGGCGCTGGGGGGATCCTAGGGGGGGTCTCCTACTCCCACCCACCGCGGGCACCACAAGTGGTGGCTTGGGTGCCCTAAGCAGCTTAGGGCAGCACAGGAAGCCGCTTAGAATTAGGCTGCTAATCGCCTTGACCCCGGCCCCCCCACCTGGATAAGCCTCTGCCAGCGGCCCCTGCCCCT comes from the Dryobates pubescens isolate bDryPub1 chromosome 35, bDryPub1.pri, whole genome shotgun sequence genome and includes:
- the GNAT2 gene encoding guanine nucleotide-binding protein G(t) subunit alpha-2, whose product is MGSGASAEDKEMAKRSKELEKKLQEDADKEAKTVKLLLLGAGESGKSTIVKQMKIIHQDGYTPEECMEFKAIIYGNILQSILAIIRAMSTLGIDYAEASRADDGRQLFNLADSIEEGTMPPELVDCIQKLWKDAGVQACFDRAAEYQLNDSAAYYLNQLDRITAPGYLPNEQDVLRSRVKTTGIIETKFSVKDLNFRMFDVGGQRSERKKWIHCFEGVTCIIFCGALSAYDMVLVEDDEVNRMHESLHLFNSICNHKFFAATSIILFLNKKDLFEEKIKKVHLSICFPEYDGPNTFEDAGNYIKTQFLDLNMRKDVKEIYSHMTCATDTQNVKFVFDAVTDVIIKENLKDCGLF